The proteins below come from a single Oryzias latipes chromosome 14, ASM223467v1 genomic window:
- the LOC100125507 gene encoding estrogen-related receptor alpha isoform X1, whose protein sequence is MSSRERRSDVYIKAEPSSPEGGGGGRTSPGGASSDSSQSGGGGTRGDGAKRYSPPLYTPALRCHFKDEAGEGAEESSTGNGAGRCKYALSTLPKRLCLVCGDVASGYHYGVASCEACKAFFKRTIQGNIEYSCPASNECEITKRRRKACQACRFTKCLKVGMLKEGVRLDRVRGGRQKYKRRPEVENATYQSAPLPLTKESEKGASSIIVSHLLVAEPEKLFAMPDPLQPDTAQRTLTTLCDLADRELVVIIGWAKHIPGFLSLSLADQMSVLQSVWLEVLVLGVAYRSLGCEDEVVFAEDFVLDEDMSRAAGLTELNAAISQLARRFRTLNLDREEFVMLKAIALTNSDSIYIEDMEAVQKLRDLLHQALLELECQRRPDDPQRAGRLLLTLPLLRQTAGRALTTFYSIKTRGGVPMHKLFLEMLEAMMDSP, encoded by the exons ATGTCTTCCCGGGAGCGTCGCTCAGACGTATACATAAAGGCCGAACCTAGTAGTCCAGAGGGCGGTGGCGGGGGTCGGACCAGCCCCGGCGGGGCTTCCTCGGATTCCTCTCAGAGCGGAGGCGGCGGAACACGAGGAGACGGTGCCAAGCGTTACTCGCCACCACTCTACACGCCGGCCCTGCGTTGTCATTTCAAAGACGAGGCCGGCGAAGGAGCAGAGGAGAGCTCCACCGGGAACGGAGCGGGGCGCTGCAAGTACGCCCTGAGCACGCTGCCCAAAAGGCTCTGCCTCGTATGTGGGGATGTGGCGTCCGGGTATCACTATGGAGTGGCGTCATGTGAAGCCTGCAAAGCTTTCTTCAAGAGAACCATTCAAG GTAACATCGAGTACAGCTGTCCAGCATCAAACGAGTGCGAAATCACCAAAAGGCGCAGAAAGGCGTGCCAAGCATGCCGCTTCACCAAGTGCCTCAAAGTAGGCATGCTCAAGGAGG GAGTGCGTCTAGATAGGGTCAGAGGAGGACGGCAGAAGTACAAACGGCGCCCGGAAGTCGAGAACGCCACATACCAGAGTGCCCCTCTACCACTGACCAAGGAGAGCGAAAAAg GTGCCTCCAGTATCATTGTGTCCCACCTCCTGGTGGCAGAACCCGAGAAGCTCTTCGCCATGCCGGACCCGCTGCAGCCCGACACGGCCCAGCGCACGCTCACCACCCTGTGTGACCTCGCTGATCGCGAGCTGGTGGTGATCATCGGCTGGGCCAAGCACATTCCAG GCTTCCTGTCCCTGTCTCTAGCAGATCAGATGTCGGTGCTGCAGTCGGTGTGGTTGGAGGTGCTGGTTCTGGGCGTGGCGTACCGCTCGCTCGGCTGCGAGGACGAGGTGGTGTTCGCGGAGGATTTTGTCCTGGATGAGGACATGTCTCGAGCGGCGGGACTCACCGAGTTGAACGCAGCAATCAGTCAGCTGGCTCGCCGTTTCCGCACACTAAACCTGGACCGCGAGGAGTTCGTCATGCTGAAGGCCATCGCTCTCACAAACTCAG ACTCCATTTACATCGAGGACATGGAGGCGGTGCAGAAGCTGCGGGACCTCCTCCACCAGGCCCTGCTGGAGCTGGAATGCCAGCGGCGCCCGGACGACCCCCAGCGGGCCGGACGCCTCCTCTTAACGCTGCCCCTCCTCCGACAGACTGCCGGCCGTGCGCTCACCACCTTCTACAGCATCAAGACCCGCGGCGGCGTCCCCATGCACAAACTCTTCCTGGAGATGCTGGAGGCCATGATGGACTCTCCTTAG